The segment ACATGCCCGACATTTCCGATATTTTACCTCCGCAACAACAAAAGTAGGCCGCGACTAAAACAACGCATCATTGCGGCGCACAATTGACTTGCCGCCCTTGGGCGTTTGACGTAGTTTTCGGCCATGTCGACCATGGACCCCTTCGCAGCCATCGCGGATCCGAACCGGCGTTACCTGCTGGAAGAATTGCGCCGCGCACCGAAAACGGTCAACGAACTGGCGCAGGGCCTGCCGATCAGCCGGCCCGCCGTGTCACAGCATCTCAAGGCGCTGCTCGACAGCAATCTCGTTTCCGTCACCACCGAAGGGACCAAACGCATCTACGCGGTCAACAGCCGCGGTTTCGACAAGCTCAATTTGTGGCTGGATCAGTTCTGGGGCTGAGATCAGGTTCCTTGCACGCTCTGCGGCAATTTCCCGATCTTTCTCAGGCCCAGTCTTTCTCAGGCCCAATCTTTCTCAGGAAAGTTGCGCCAACTCCCACTCCTCACGTTTTGAAGTTGGCGCATCCGTATCGACTGGGAGCAGTCACCGTCTCTTACAAGGGAATTGTTTCAGGGCCTTTCGACCCGCCTGTCTTCCTTGCCATGATCGATGGCTTCCGTCCTCTGGAAGACGTTGCGTCAGTGAACTGACGATCGCAGACGTTGGATTTCGTCTTTGAGGCGCAGCTTCCTGCGCTTGATGTCGGCTATTTCGGTGTCATTGATAGAGGGAGATGTCAGTGCAGAATGCAGCTCCTCCTCGAGAGCGACATGTTTCTTTTCGAGCGATTCAAGATGAGCTTGAACAGTCATATGACCCTTCCTTCCTCTTACGATCCCTGGCCATCCATCGCCAAGGCTCTAGGTGTCAACCCTACCAGTGTGCCA is part of the Rhizobium sp. CB3090 genome and harbors:
- a CDS encoding DUF465 domain-containing protein, with product MTVQAHLESLEKKHVALEEELHSALTSPSINDTEIADIKRRKLRLKDEIQRLRSSVH
- a CDS encoding metalloregulator ArsR/SmtB family transcription factor → MSTMDPFAAIADPNRRYLLEELRRAPKTVNELAQGLPISRPAVSQHLKALLDSNLVSVTTEGTKRIYAVNSRGFDKLNLWLDQFWG